From Serratia fonticola:
GCGCCTGTGCCACCGCCATGCCGTAGCCTGGAGTGATGATCACCGAGGTGGAGTTACGCAGCTGTTCAGCCACTTCTTCCGCCGTGGTTTCGCGGTATTCGCCCATCTCTTCTGCGTCGCCGGTTGAGGAACCATCGGTACCAAAACCACCGGCAATCACGCTGATAAACGAACGGTTCATCGCTTTACACATGATGTACGACAGGATCGCACCGGAAGAACCGACCAGCGCACCGGTCACGATCAGCAGGTCGTTGCTCAGCATAAAGCCTGCCGCCGCCGCTGCCCAACCGGAGTAGGAGTTCAGCATCGACACCACCACCGGCATGTCTGCCCCACCGATTGACGCCACCAGATGCCAGCCGAAGCCAAGAGCAATCACGGTCATGATCAACAGTGCGAACACTTCCCAACCAACGCTGTTGGTACGAACGAACAGCACCATCAGCAGGAAGGAAACCACCAGGGCAGCCAGGTTCAGCTTGTGACGGTTAGGCAACATCAGCGGCTTGGAAGAGATAATGCCGCGCAGTTTGCCAAAGGCCACGATAGAACCGGTAAAGGTCACTGCACCGATGAAGATACCGAGGAACACTTCGGTAAGATGGATGTTTTCCATCACCGGTTCCATGGCGATCGTACCGTGATCCAGGTAGCTGTTGAAGCCGACCAGCACCGCAGCCAGACCCACGAAGCTGTGCAGCACCGCCACCAACTCTGGCATTTCGGTCATTTCGACCTTCTTGGCCAGATACACGCCGATGGAACCACCGATGATCATCGCGATAATGATCCAGCCCACGTTACCGGAATCCGGCCCGAGGATGGTGGCGATCAGCGCGATCGCCATCCCAGCCACGCCGAACAGGTTACCCTGCTTGGACGTTTCATGGCGCGAAAGACCGGCCAGGCTGAAAATAAACAGAATAGCGGCAACAATGTATGCAGCTGTAACTAATCCACCAGACATTTTTGCTACCCCTTAGTTTTTGCGGAACATCTTCAGCATGCGCTGAGTGACGGTGAATCCACCAAAAATGTTGATGCTGGCGATCAGTACCGCGACAAAGGAGAGGAAACTCACCCAGCCGCCATGACCAATCTGCAACAACGCACCGACCACGATAATCCCTGAGATCGCGTTAGTGACCGACATCAACGGGGTATGCAATGCATGGCTGACGTTCCAGACCACGTAGTAACCCACCACGCAGGCCAGCGCAAACACGGTAAAGTGAGACAGGAACTCTTTCGGTGCCGAATTGGCAAACCAGCCAAACAGGATGATCGCCAGTGCGATCAGGCCGTATTTCACCATTGGTGAGGTTGGTTTCTTTTCAACTTTCTCGATTGGTGCGGCGGCAGCCTGCTTCGGCTGGGCAGATACCTGGATTGGCGGTGCCGGCCAGGTGACTTCGCCATCGCGAACCACGGTCACGCCGCGGATCACGGTGTCTTCGAAGTCGATATCGATTTCGCCGTTTTTCTCTTTCGACAACAGCTTCAGCAGGTTCACCAGGTTGGTGCCGTAAAGCTGTGAGGACTGCGTCGGCAAGCGGCTTGGCAGATCGGTATAGCCGATAATCTTCACGCCGTTTTCGGTGATGGTCACCTGGTCGGCTACGGTCAGCTCACAGTTGCCACCGGTTTGCGCGGCCAGATCGACAATCACGCTGCCCGGCTTCATGGAAGCCACCATCTCTTTGGTAATAAGCTTTGGTGCCGGGCGGCCAGGGATCAGCGCCGTGGTCACGATAATGTCCACTTCCTCTGCCTGAGCGGCAAACAGCGCCATTTCCGCTTTGATAAAGGCTTCCGACATCACTTTGGCATAGCCATCGCCGCTGCCTGCTTCTTCCTCAAAGTCCAGCTCGAGGAATTCTGCGCCCATACTCTGCACTTGCTCTTTCACTTCCGGGCGGGTGTCGAAGGCGCGAACGATCGCCCCCAGGCTACCAGCCGCACCGATAGCGGCCAAGCCAGCAACCCCAGCACCAATGATCATCACTTTGGCCGGGGGAACTTTACCGGCGGCGGTGATCTGGCCGGTGAAGAAACGCCCGAACTCGTGCGCTGCCTCAACGATAGCGCGATAGCCTGCGATATTGGCCATTGAGCTCAGCGCATCCAGGGACTGCGCACGTGAAATACGTGGCACAGAATCCATGGCCATAGCGGTCACGTTGCGGGCCGCCAGCTTCGCCATCAATTCTGGGTTTTGTGCAGGCCAGATAAAGCTGACTAACGTACTGCCTTCTCGCATTAACGCAATTTCTTCCTCAAGAGGTGCGTTAACCTTCAGGATCAGATCCGATTGCCACACATCGGCTGTATCGGTAATTGTCGCCCCTGCGGCTTGATAAGCTGCATCTTCAAAGCTTGCCAGTTTTCCCGCCGCGCTTTCGATCGCGACGGTAAAGCCCAGTTTCAGCAGCTGTTCTACCGTTTTCGGCGTTGCTGCAACTCGGGCTTCATTGGCCAACCGTTCTCTTGGTACACCAATACGCATAATGTTCCCTTCTCACCTGTTCTGATGATGTTTATTATCGTCTTACCCATAGCGATAGCACCGGCTGGCAAGTTTTTTATCAGCCTTGCCTGTCAGCAAATTAAGGTGCCACCTATAACCTACTGAAAATGTGATCGATGATCCATAATTGCTTACGTTTACCCGTCAGTTTTTACATAAAAATGCAGCTAAGGCTATGACAAATCTCAAATCTGGATGCAAAAACTGCCTGGAAGGCCCTTTTCAACGCACTATTGTGCAGAACCAGCCCTAGGCCATTTCCTGTCAGCCGCGGACAGCGAGCATAAAAGTTATAAAATTGTGAATAATTAACATTAATGAGATTAAACGCTTTATTATTGAAACTTATAAACTGTTGTCCCAACGTGGCTCATCTAGTGTGGCTCGGCTTTGTCGCATCGCATCACATAAAATGCTGAGACACCTGCCAAGGTTACATGGCATAATCTGCGGCTGAATTACACCTAAACTGTTCAGCACGTTATAAACGTTACTGCGCTTGGCGAAAGGATTTTTTATGAAGCTGAAGACCACGATCATCGCATCAGCCTTGTTATCACTTACTGCGCTGTCTGTGCATGCCGCGCAAGAGTTAACTCCTGAGAAAGCAGCGGCCATCAAGCCGTTTGATCGCATCACCATTACCGGCCGTTTTATTGCCATCAACGAAGCTGCCGATGCCGTATCCCGCCGTGCAGATAAAATGGGGGCCGATGCCTTCTATATCCAGGACATCAACAACAGTAACAATGGCGGCAACTGGCGCGTCACCGCAGACGTCTATCATAAAGATGCCCCAGAAGTCAGCAAAGAGACCAAGTACCGCGTGATTAACGGCGTTAAAGAGCTGCCGAAAGATGAAGCCTTCCTGCTTGAACCTTACGATACCGTGACCGTCAGCGGCTTCTACCGCAGTCAGCCAGACATCAACGACGCCATCTCCAAAGCCGCACAGAAGAAAGGCGCTGCCTCGTTCTTTATCGTGCGTCAGGTGGATGCCAACCAGGGCGGCAACCAGTTCATCACCGCTTATATCTATAAAGCCGATGCGCCGAAACGTATGGTGCAGAGCCCGGATGCCGTGCCTGCCGATTCTGAAGCCGGTAAAGCCATGCTGGCTGCTGGTGGTGCAGAAGCCGCCAAGGTCGAGATCCCAGGCGTTGCCTCTTCCGGCTCACCAGCCCGCGACGTTGGCCGCTTCTTCGAAACTCAGACCTCTACCGGCCAGCGTTACACTGTAACCCTGCCGAACGGCACCAAGATCCAGGAAGTGAATAACGTCACCGCCGCGCAGATGGTGCCGTTTGATTCCGTGACCTTTACCGGCCACTTCAACAGCATGACCGACGTCTCTACCGAAGTGGCCAAACGTGCCGCAGAGAAAGGCGCCAAGTACTACCATGTGACCCGCCAGTGGCAGAACAAGAGCGGCGGCAACCTGACCGTCAGCGCCGATCTGTTCAAATAATCCCTGCTGTCACCTTGATCGAAGGGCTGCCACCGTGCAGCCTTTTTTTATGCCGCTGCTGAATAAGTTTTTATCCATCGCGCATAACCAATCATTGCATCCGCAAGCATCTCCCCTTAGAATTTGCGCCAATTTTTAGCTCCATTGCCTGCCCTTGCGGTAATTGCCATGACGTTATGGCTGGCCTGCACGGAACGCATAGTTGTTTATTCTGTCTCGGGATCCATCATTGGAAAGAAAACTTGGTCTTACCGCGTTAACCGCCTTGGTGCTCAGCTCAATGCTGGGCGCAGGTGTCTTTAGCCTGCCGCAGAATATGGCCGAGGTTGCCAGCCCGGCAGCCTTGCTGATTGGTTGGGCCATCACCGGCGTCGGTATTCTGTTCCTGGCCTTTGCCATGTTGCTGCTGACACGCCTGCGCCCCGACCTGGATGGTGGCATCTTCACCTACGCCAAAGAAGGCTTTGGCGAACTGGTGGGCTTTTGCTCTGCGTGGGGTTACTGGCTGTGTGCGGTGATCGCCAACGTCTCTTATCTGGTGATCGTGTTTGCCGCACTGAGCCTGTTTACTGACCGCAGCGGCACGGTGATCCTGGGGGATGGCAATACCTGGCAGGCGCTGATCGCCGAATCCTTGTTGCTGTGGATCGTCCATGCCTTGGTATTGCGCGGCGTGCAAACGGCGGCCAGCATCAATCTGGTGGCCACCCTCGCCAAATTGCTGCCCCTCGGCCTGTTTGCCGTGCTGGCCGCTATCGCGTTCCGCATGGAGACCTTCACCCTGGATTTCCACGGCGTTGCTCTTGGTACGCCAGTCTGGCAGCAGGTTAAAGACACCATGTTGATCACCCTGTGGGTGTTTATCGGTGTTGAAGGTGCTGTGGTCGTTTCCGCCCGTGCCCGGCAGAAAAAGGACGTTGGCCGCGCCACCATGCTGGCCGTGATTTCCGCTTTGGCGGTGTATCTGGTGATCACCCTGCTGTCGCTCGGCGTGGTGCCACGCAGTGAGTTAGCTGAAATGCGTAACCCGTCAATGGCGGTGCTGATGGTTGATCTGATCGGCCCTTGGGGTGATGTGATCATCGCCACTGGCCTGATCGTTTCGGTGTGCGGGGCCTACCTCAGCTGGACCATCATGGCGGCCGAAGTGCCTCTGCTGGCCGCTCAACACGGCGCATTCCCCAAAATTTTTCGCAAGCAAAACCAGAACCACGCCCCGTCAGCCTCTTTGTGGTTGACCAATGGTGCGGTGCAAATTGCGCTGGTGATTATCTGGCTGACCGGCAGCAACTACAACTCGCTGCTGACCATCGCTTCCGAGATGATCCTGGTGCCGTATTTCCTGGTGGGAGCCTTCCTGTTCAAGGTGGCCCGTCAGCGGCAGGACAAGCGGCTGATTTTCGCCGCCAGCGGTGCCTGCCTGTATGGGCTGTGGCTACTCTATGCTTCAGGTCTGATGCACCTGTTGATGTCGGTGCTGCTGTATGCACCTGGCTTGCTGGTGTTTATGTATGCCCGCAGTGGACATCAGGATGTGAAATTGCTCAACCGACTAGAGAAAAGCACCGTTATGCTGCTGTTGGCCGCAACCCTGCCGGCCGGATGGTTTATGTTGCATTGATCGACCATTAACGAATTACTGGATTGACCATAGGGGGCACTGCATACGGCTAACCTACTGATTATTCAGACGGGCGCAGCATGCAGCGCCCCTACGTTTTGAGCCTGTGTCTGACTCACCCGGTTAATTGCCCGCCACCGGTTTGGCGTTAATGGTGATCCGCTCACCCACCTGCGTCACTATCACCGATTCGCCGCACTCTTTCTCAATGGCGACCAACTGCTCCGCCGCCAGCGGATACGGCAGTTGAATATCAAACACCACCAACTGCTGCTGCCGGGCCAGATCGATCAGGCGAACAATGTTGACCTCATCGCTGACCTGCGTCGAAACCACCTGTAACGCCAACTCTTTCAACTGATCCTGACGTGAGCGTGAGTCTGCCACGCGCGATTTCACGACCATACCAAAAATGGGCATCACGCCATAGATTGCATCAATAAAGCGCCACTGCTTCTTGCAGGAGGCAGATAAAAAATGGGTGTAGTCAAAACAGACTCTCTCACTGCGCGCGACGAATGCAAGATGATCGTTGTTCATCTTCGTTACCCTTCTGGTGGCCAGTGCTGAAATGTCATCGATGGCAAGCGTTATCCGCTTTCTAACGTATAATGGCATAATTACCTTAATGTTTACCAGTTTGCTCAGGAGCTTTACTCGATGGTCTCTCACAACTCGGCCCCTGTGCTGATCACCGGCGGTGCCCGTAGAATTGGGCTGGCTCTGGCCAAGTCGTTCTTACAGCGAGGCGTTCCGGTCATTATTGCCTATCGCAGTGAATATCCGGCTTTAGCCGAACTCCAAGACCTTGGCGCAATCTGCCTGCAGGGCGATTTCTCTGCCCACGAAGGGATTTATCGTTTTGCCGATCAGGTAAAACAGGTTGCTCCCAAGCTGCGTGCCGTGATCCATAACGCCAGTGCCTGGTTGGCAGAATCGGCCGAGACTCCGCCTGAACAGGTAATGGCTTCGATGCTCCAGATCCACGTTTACACGCCCTACCTGTTAAACCAACTGCTCGAACCCTGCCTGCTTGGCCAAGGGCAAGCCGGTGCCGATATCATCCACCTGACAGATTATGTGGTGGAGAAAGGCAGCGACAAGCACATTGCCTATGCAGCCAGCAAGGCCGCGCTGGACAATATGACCCGTTCCTTTGCCCGCAAACTGGCCCCCGACGTCAAAGTCAATGCCATCGCCCCGGCACTGATTATGTTCAACACCGGCGATGATGAAGCCTATCGCCAGCAGGCACTGACCAAATCCCTGATGCAGATCGCCCCAGGGGAAAGTGAAGTGGTCAATCTGGTGGATTATCTGATGGGCAGCCGCTACGTCACCGGGCGCACTCACGGCGTGGATGGCGGGCGACCGCTGCGCTGAATAATGGGCATGGCGCAACACCGAGCAGCGCGCTATGCTGGATGCCGTTTTTCCTATAAAACCACCCTATTATGACTAAAATTGTTTTTGTAGAAGACGATCCTGAAGTGGGCAAACTGATTGCCGCCTATCTGGGCAAACATGACATTGACGTCATCATCGAACCCCGTGGCGATACGGCACAGGCCTGTATTGAGCGGGAACAGCCAGACCTGGTGCTGTTGGATATCATGCTGCCCGGCAAGGACGGCATGACGCTATGCCGCGATCTGCGCCCGGTTTATCCTGGCCCGATCGTGCTGCTCACCTCACTGGACAGCGATATGAATCACATCCTGTCATTGGAAATGGGTGCGCATGACTACATCCTCAAGACCACGCCGCCTGCTGTGCTGCTGGCTCGCCTGCGTTTACACCTGCGCCAACACGGTAGCAACCAGCCAAAAGAAGAACAAACCCAGAACATCACCCAACATAATGCCGTGCATTTTGGTTTGCTGTGCATCGATCCGGTCAACCGCCAGGTGACACTGGGGGAAGAGATCGTCACCCTTTCTACCTCGGATTTCGATCTGCTGTGGGAGTTGGCGACCCATGCTGGGCAGATCATGGCCCGTGAAGCG
This genomic window contains:
- the folM gene encoding dihydromonapterin reductase: MVSHNSAPVLITGGARRIGLALAKSFLQRGVPVIIAYRSEYPALAELQDLGAICLQGDFSAHEGIYRFADQVKQVAPKLRAVIHNASAWLAESAETPPEQVMASMLQIHVYTPYLLNQLLEPCLLGQGQAGADIIHLTDYVVEKGSDKHIAYAASKAALDNMTRSFARKLAPDVKVNAIAPALIMFNTGDDEAYRQQALTKSLMQIAPGESEVVNLVDYLMGSRYVTGRTHGVDGGRPLR
- the rstA gene encoding two-component system response regulator RstA — translated: MTKIVFVEDDPEVGKLIAAYLGKHDIDVIIEPRGDTAQACIEREQPDLVLLDIMLPGKDGMTLCRDLRPVYPGPIVLLTSLDSDMNHILSLEMGAHDYILKTTPPAVLLARLRLHLRQHGSNQPKEEQTQNITQHNAVHFGLLCIDPVNRQVTLGEEIVTLSTSDFDLLWELATHAGQIMAREALLQNLRGVSYDGMDRSIDVAISRLRRKLYDNALEPFRIKTVRNKGYLFAPNAWASVQQ
- a CDS encoding amino acid permease, yielding MERKLGLTALTALVLSSMLGAGVFSLPQNMAEVASPAALLIGWAITGVGILFLAFAMLLLTRLRPDLDGGIFTYAKEGFGELVGFCSAWGYWLCAVIANVSYLVIVFAALSLFTDRSGTVILGDGNTWQALIAESLLLWIVHALVLRGVQTAASINLVATLAKLLPLGLFAVLAAIAFRMETFTLDFHGVALGTPVWQQVKDTMLITLWVFIGVEGAVVVSARARQKKDVGRATMLAVISALAVYLVITLLSLGVVPRSELAEMRNPSMAVLMVDLIGPWGDVIIATGLIVSVCGAYLSWTIMAAEVPLLAAQHGAFPKIFRKQNQNHAPSASLWLTNGAVQIALVIIWLTGSNYNSLLTIASEMILVPYFLVGAFLFKVARQRQDKRLIFAASGACLYGLWLLYASGLMHLLMSVLLYAPGLLVFMYARSGHQDVKLLNRLEKSTVMLLLAATLPAGWFMLH
- the ydgH gene encoding DUF1471 family protein YdgH; the encoded protein is MKLKTTIIASALLSLTALSVHAAQELTPEKAAAIKPFDRITITGRFIAINEAADAVSRRADKMGADAFYIQDINNSNNGGNWRVTADVYHKDAPEVSKETKYRVINGVKELPKDEAFLLEPYDTVTVSGFYRSQPDINDAISKAAQKKGAASFFIVRQVDANQGGNQFITAYIYKADAPKRMVQSPDAVPADSEAGKAMLAAGGAEAAKVEIPGVASSGSPARDVGRFFETQTSTGQRYTVTLPNGTKIQEVNNVTAAQMVPFDSVTFTGHFNSMTDVSTEVAKRAAEKGAKYYHVTRQWQNKSGGNLTVSADLFK
- the pntB gene encoding Re/Si-specific NAD(P)(+) transhydrogenase subunit beta; this translates as MSGGLVTAAYIVAAILFIFSLAGLSRHETSKQGNLFGVAGMAIALIATILGPDSGNVGWIIIAMIIGGSIGVYLAKKVEMTEMPELVAVLHSFVGLAAVLVGFNSYLDHGTIAMEPVMENIHLTEVFLGIFIGAVTFTGSIVAFGKLRGIISSKPLMLPNRHKLNLAALVVSFLLMVLFVRTNSVGWEVFALLIMTVIALGFGWHLVASIGGADMPVVVSMLNSYSGWAAAAAGFMLSNDLLIVTGALVGSSGAILSYIMCKAMNRSFISVIAGGFGTDGSSTGDAEEMGEYRETTAEEVAEQLRNSTSVIITPGYGMAVAQAQYPVAEITEKLRARGIKVRFGIHPVAGRLPGHMNVLLAEARVPYDVVLEMDEINDDFPDTDTVLVIGANDTVNPAALEDPRSPIAGMPVLEVWKAQNVIAFKRSMNTGYAGVQNPLFFKENTQMLFGDAKASVEAILRAL
- the pntA gene encoding Re/Si-specific NAD(P)(+) transhydrogenase subunit alpha; protein product: MRIGVPRERLANEARVAATPKTVEQLLKLGFTVAIESAAGKLASFEDAAYQAAGATITDTADVWQSDLILKVNAPLEEEIALMREGSTLVSFIWPAQNPELMAKLAARNVTAMAMDSVPRISRAQSLDALSSMANIAGYRAIVEAAHEFGRFFTGQITAAGKVPPAKVMIIGAGVAGLAAIGAAGSLGAIVRAFDTRPEVKEQVQSMGAEFLELDFEEEAGSGDGYAKVMSEAFIKAEMALFAAQAEEVDIIVTTALIPGRPAPKLITKEMVASMKPGSVIVDLAAQTGGNCELTVADQVTITENGVKIIGYTDLPSRLPTQSSQLYGTNLVNLLKLLSKEKNGEIDIDFEDTVIRGVTVVRDGEVTWPAPPIQVSAQPKQAAAAPIEKVEKKPTSPMVKYGLIALAIILFGWFANSAPKEFLSHFTVFALACVVGYYVVWNVSHALHTPLMSVTNAISGIIVVGALLQIGHGGWVSFLSFVAVLIASINIFGGFTVTQRMLKMFRKN